Proteins encoded together in one Streptomyces sp. TLI_171 window:
- a CDS encoding MarR family winged helix-turn-helix transcriptional regulator codes for MPKPLALDFDPIARADELWTRRWGNVPSMAAITSVMRAHQILLARVDAVVKPYGLTFARYEALVLLTFSRSGELPLSKIGERLMVHPTSVTNTVDRLERSGLVARRPNPLDGRGVLAAITDRGRQVVESATRELMAVEFGLEGYDADACREVFELLRPLRVAAGDFEAPAQEGPGGAGA; via the coding sequence GTGCCCAAGCCCCTCGCCCTCGACTTCGACCCGATCGCCCGCGCCGACGAGCTCTGGACCCGCCGCTGGGGCAACGTGCCGTCCATGGCGGCGATCACCTCGGTGATGCGCGCCCACCAGATCCTGCTGGCCCGGGTGGACGCGGTGGTCAAGCCCTACGGCCTGACCTTCGCCCGCTACGAGGCCCTGGTGCTGCTCACCTTCAGCCGCTCCGGCGAGCTCCCGCTCTCCAAGATCGGCGAGCGCCTGATGGTCCACCCCACCAGCGTCACCAACACCGTCGACCGCCTGGAGCGGTCCGGACTGGTCGCCCGCCGCCCCAACCCGCTGGACGGCCGCGGCGTGCTCGCCGCGATCACCGACCGCGGCCGCCAGGTGGTCGAGAGCGCCACCCGCGAGCTGATGGCCGTCGAGTTCGGCCTGGAGGGCTACGACGCCGACGCCTGCCGGGAGGTGTTCGAACTGCTCCGGCCGCTCCGGGTCGCTGCCGGCGACTTCGAGGCGCCGGCCCAGGAGGGCCCGGGCGGGGCCG